In the genome of Cyclopterus lumpus isolate fCycLum1 chromosome 19, fCycLum1.pri, whole genome shotgun sequence, one region contains:
- the cenpt gene encoding titin homolog isoform X1, which yields MDPTEDLSARVLLGHILSTEPPRTPITRSTSTTQTTSATRSSKRLSKKAAGAQTPQAILRRSLGHKLRESITRKSLPATKKRTTSVMLPKTHTPASISAMFDDGDTPRHILRNILRTEPVKSPVVHEEVASEEPQPSSVDSSIIGRRPSVELSGLDLPDITIGNAASTAKGLSRKRPRQSLNVTAFEKRLKDGEEVEDENEEHEESMGDHSSLSLSSSTSLSLKTPFVDVQTEKRGLQKKVFDRRKISVEEFGAAVNKRQIAGVSSFVQVEQGLSETAYSEGFTLGLSKLSEPDITTDILHCNTALYAQPDAMTSGFSMIATQDKPTVMASQLQRQMEQQDEVMEAEHSKPGKDKSMYAFPTEEGAEPQSEEFLSPVEEDANTAESQKEEEKSSAGGQLEVLAAMAEEEQDIAESQTNVKDNTAESEEEDNRAEAQTDSHSEEDVATRFQSEEEEAAANSQTEEEQGGVDSHTEEDVATRSQSEEEEAAADSQSVEEQGVVDAQHEEDFEARPQSEVEEVAPYFQMEEDDEDDDDAVDSQIEEEGLVDLQSVEDVVEYQSDQEDPAANSQPEDEHDGRPGGEDVEASEQLEPDLEHISRRPHLSEGGLITPVTVVGGDLADATEAELSDGKSKGHSSLEVGGHESGRLHIGINDLAESSTQRRTDASYTEAESDADADNSFTPPEAGHDVEDGRHPGVDSPEEAAEQLVEEEEDDDNEDDDEDEDEDSDEIPSKTPAFVRQKINFFQPNPLASPSVFKNIQTSSSTGEGFPAPKRKQVRKTRTRPANKKTDLPKSYLMGVFKHFAKTKVSGDVYPVLKEIMDKYFDRLAEDLETYAVHAKRKTIEVEDVELLLKRQGYVNDKVPVEVLIEKYLRMDQRKLLIPIATSGNVIFPKKRR from the exons TACCTCCACAACACAGACTACTAGCGCAACCAGAAGCAGCAAACGACTGAGCAAGAAAGCTGCTGGGGCCCAAACCCCACAGGCCATCCTGAGACGAAGCCTGGGACATAAACTACGCGAG AGTATAACCAGGAAATCCCTGCCCGCTACTAAAAAGAGGACCACCTCTGTCATGctcccaaagacacacacgccAGCCTCAATCTCAGCGATGTTTGATGATGGGGACACACCAAGGCACATACTCAGGAACATCCTGCGAACAG AGCCTGTGAAGTCTCCTGTGGTTCATGAGGAAGTTGCATCAGAAGAGCCACAGCCATCTTCAGTAGACTCCAGCATTATTGGGAGGCGTCCAAG TGTTGAGCTGTCAGGGTTGGATTTGCCTGATATAACTATTGGCAACGCAGCGAGTACCGCAAAGGGACTGAGCCGAAAGAGACCGCGTCAGAGTCTTAATGTAACAGCTTTTGAAAAGCGTCTTAAAGATGGAGAAG AGGTTGAGGATGaaaatgaagaacatgaagaatcAATGGGTGATCATTCATCACTTTCTTTGTcaag TTCCACTTCTTTGAGTCTAAAAACACCCTTTGTGGATGTTCAGACTGAGAAAAGGGGCCTGCAGAAAAAAGTGTTTGACCGTCGAAAAATCTCTGTGGAAGAATTTGGGGCTGCTGTAAATAAAAGGCAGATAGCAG GAGTGAGCAGCTTTGTGCAGGTGGAGCAAGGTCTCAGTGAGACCGCCTACTCTGAGGGCTTCACTTTGGGCTTAAGCAAACTCAGTGAACCTGATATCACGACTGATATCCTCCACTGTAACACAGCTCTCTACGCCCAGCCGGATGCCATGACCTCCGGCTTTTCCATGATTGCAACTCAGGACAAACCAACAGTGATGGCATCTCAGCTTCAGAGACAGATGGAGCAGCAGGATGAGGTGATGGAGGCAGAGCACAGCAAGCCGGGGAAAGATAAATCAATGTATGCATTCCCAACTGAAGAGGGGGCTGAACCTCAGAGTGAAGAATTTCTTTCTCCGGTGGAGGAAGATGCGAACACAGCTGAATCtcaaaaggaggaagagaagagttCAGCTGGTGGTCAACTTGAAGTTCTTGCAGCCATGGCTGAGGAAGAGCAAGATATAGCTGAATCCCAGACTAATGTAAAGGATAATACAGCCGagtctgaggaagaggacaacagAGCGGAAGCTCAAACAGATTCTCACTCTGAAGAGGATGTTGCAACCAGGTTTCagtctgaggaagaggaagctgcagCAAACTCTCAAACCGAAGAAGAACAAGGTGGAGTTGATTCTCACACTGAAGAGGATGTTGCAACCAGGTCTCagtctgaggaagaggaagctgcagCAGACTCTCAATCTGTAGAAGAACAAGGTGTAGTTGATGCTCAGCATGAAGAGGATTTTGAAGCTAGGCCTCAGTCTGAGGTAGAGGAGGTTGCACCATACTTTCAAAtggaagaagatgatgaagatgatgatgatgcagttGACTCCCAAATTGAAGAGGAAGGCTTGGTTGATCTGCAGTCCGTGGAGGATGTTGTAGAATATCAAAGTGATCAAGAGGATCCTGCTGCCAATTCTCAACCTGAAGACGAGCATGATGGGAGGCCAGGGGGGGAAGATGTTGAGGCATCAGAGCAGCTGGAACCTGACTTGGAACACATCAGTCGGAGGCCTCATCTCTCTGAGGGTGGACTCATTACGCCTGTCACAGTAGTGGGCGGAGATTTGGCAGATGCCACAGAGGCAG AATTGTCTGATGGCAAGTCCAAAGGCCACAGCAGCCTGGAAGTGGGAGGCCATGAGAGTGGTCGGCTTCACATTGGGATCAATGACTTGGCCGAGTCCTCAACTCAACGACGGACGGATGCTTCTTACACAGAGGCCGAgtctgatgctgatgctgataACTCCTTCACTCCTCCGGAGGCGGGGCATGATGTTGAAGATGGTAGACACCCGGGTGTCGATTCACCTGAAGAAGCTGCTgagcagctggtggaggaggaggaggatgatgataatgaagatgatgatgaagatgaagatgaagacagtgatg AGATCCCCAGCAAGACTCCTGCATTTGTCAGACAGAAAATCAACTTTTTTCAGCCCAATCCTCTGGCCTCACCTTCTGTTTTTAAGAATATTCAAACCAG CAGTAGTACAGGTGAAGGTTTTCCTGCACCTAAACGAAAGCAGGTGAGAAAGACGAGAACGAGGCCGGCTAATAAGAAAACGGACCTTCCTAAGAGCTACCTGATGGGCGTGTTCAAGCACTTCGCCAAAACGAAGGTCTCTGGAGATGTTTACCCTGTCCTAAAAGAAAT AATGGATAAATACTTTGACCGGCTGGCAGAGGACTTGGAGACATATGCTGTTCATGCAAAGAGAAAAACTATAGAGGTGGAAGATGTGGAGCTTCTGTTAAAAAG GCAGGGTTATGTGAACGACAAGGTCCCAGTGGAGGTGCTGATTGAAAAGTATCTTCGTATGGACCAGCGGAAGCTCCTCATCCCTATTGCAACCAGTGGAAATGTTATTTTCCCTAAAAAGCGGCGCTAA
- the cenpt gene encoding titin homolog isoform X2, giving the protein MDPTEDLSARVLLGHILSTEPPRTPITRSTSTTQTTSATRSSKRLSKKAAGAQTPQAILRRSLGHKLRESITRKSLPATKKRTTSVMLPKTHTPASISAMFDDGDTPRHILRNILRTEPVKSPVVHEEVASEEPQPSSVDSSIIGRRPSVELSGLDLPDITIGNAASTAKGLSRKRPRQSLNVTAFEKRLKDGEEVEDENEEHEESMGDHSSLSLSSSTSLSLKTPFVDVQTEKRGLQKKVFDRRKISVEEFGAAVNKRQIAGVSSFVQVEQGLSETAYSEGFTLGLSKLSEPDITTDILHCNTALYAQPDAMTSGFSMIATQDKPTVMASQLQRQMEQQDEVMEAEHSKPGKDKSMYAFPTEEGAEPQSEEFLSPVEEDANTAESQKEEEKSSAGGQLEVLAAMAEEEQDIAESQTNVKDNTAESEEEDNRAEAQTDSHSEEDVATRFQSEEEEAAANSQTEEEQGGVDSHTEEDVATRSQSEEEEAAADSQSVEEQGVVDAQHEEDFEARPQSEVEEVAPYFQMEEDDEDDDDAVDSQIEEEGLVDLQSVEDVVEYQSDQEDPAANSQPEDEHDGRPGGEDVEASEQLEPDLEHISRRPHLSEGGLITPVTVVGGDLADATEAELSDGKSKGHSSLEVGGHESGRLHIGINDLAESSTQRRTDASYTEAESDADADNSFTPPEAGHDVEDGRHPGVDSPEEAAEQLVEEEEDDDNEDDDEDEDEDSDEIPSKTPAFVRQKINFFQPNPLASPSVFKNIQTSSTGEGFPAPKRKQVRKTRTRPANKKTDLPKSYLMGVFKHFAKTKVSGDVYPVLKEIMDKYFDRLAEDLETYAVHAKRKTIEVEDVELLLKRQGYVNDKVPVEVLIEKYLRMDQRKLLIPIATSGNVIFPKKRR; this is encoded by the exons TACCTCCACAACACAGACTACTAGCGCAACCAGAAGCAGCAAACGACTGAGCAAGAAAGCTGCTGGGGCCCAAACCCCACAGGCCATCCTGAGACGAAGCCTGGGACATAAACTACGCGAG AGTATAACCAGGAAATCCCTGCCCGCTACTAAAAAGAGGACCACCTCTGTCATGctcccaaagacacacacgccAGCCTCAATCTCAGCGATGTTTGATGATGGGGACACACCAAGGCACATACTCAGGAACATCCTGCGAACAG AGCCTGTGAAGTCTCCTGTGGTTCATGAGGAAGTTGCATCAGAAGAGCCACAGCCATCTTCAGTAGACTCCAGCATTATTGGGAGGCGTCCAAG TGTTGAGCTGTCAGGGTTGGATTTGCCTGATATAACTATTGGCAACGCAGCGAGTACCGCAAAGGGACTGAGCCGAAAGAGACCGCGTCAGAGTCTTAATGTAACAGCTTTTGAAAAGCGTCTTAAAGATGGAGAAG AGGTTGAGGATGaaaatgaagaacatgaagaatcAATGGGTGATCATTCATCACTTTCTTTGTcaag TTCCACTTCTTTGAGTCTAAAAACACCCTTTGTGGATGTTCAGACTGAGAAAAGGGGCCTGCAGAAAAAAGTGTTTGACCGTCGAAAAATCTCTGTGGAAGAATTTGGGGCTGCTGTAAATAAAAGGCAGATAGCAG GAGTGAGCAGCTTTGTGCAGGTGGAGCAAGGTCTCAGTGAGACCGCCTACTCTGAGGGCTTCACTTTGGGCTTAAGCAAACTCAGTGAACCTGATATCACGACTGATATCCTCCACTGTAACACAGCTCTCTACGCCCAGCCGGATGCCATGACCTCCGGCTTTTCCATGATTGCAACTCAGGACAAACCAACAGTGATGGCATCTCAGCTTCAGAGACAGATGGAGCAGCAGGATGAGGTGATGGAGGCAGAGCACAGCAAGCCGGGGAAAGATAAATCAATGTATGCATTCCCAACTGAAGAGGGGGCTGAACCTCAGAGTGAAGAATTTCTTTCTCCGGTGGAGGAAGATGCGAACACAGCTGAATCtcaaaaggaggaagagaagagttCAGCTGGTGGTCAACTTGAAGTTCTTGCAGCCATGGCTGAGGAAGAGCAAGATATAGCTGAATCCCAGACTAATGTAAAGGATAATACAGCCGagtctgaggaagaggacaacagAGCGGAAGCTCAAACAGATTCTCACTCTGAAGAGGATGTTGCAACCAGGTTTCagtctgaggaagaggaagctgcagCAAACTCTCAAACCGAAGAAGAACAAGGTGGAGTTGATTCTCACACTGAAGAGGATGTTGCAACCAGGTCTCagtctgaggaagaggaagctgcagCAGACTCTCAATCTGTAGAAGAACAAGGTGTAGTTGATGCTCAGCATGAAGAGGATTTTGAAGCTAGGCCTCAGTCTGAGGTAGAGGAGGTTGCACCATACTTTCAAAtggaagaagatgatgaagatgatgatgatgcagttGACTCCCAAATTGAAGAGGAAGGCTTGGTTGATCTGCAGTCCGTGGAGGATGTTGTAGAATATCAAAGTGATCAAGAGGATCCTGCTGCCAATTCTCAACCTGAAGACGAGCATGATGGGAGGCCAGGGGGGGAAGATGTTGAGGCATCAGAGCAGCTGGAACCTGACTTGGAACACATCAGTCGGAGGCCTCATCTCTCTGAGGGTGGACTCATTACGCCTGTCACAGTAGTGGGCGGAGATTTGGCAGATGCCACAGAGGCAG AATTGTCTGATGGCAAGTCCAAAGGCCACAGCAGCCTGGAAGTGGGAGGCCATGAGAGTGGTCGGCTTCACATTGGGATCAATGACTTGGCCGAGTCCTCAACTCAACGACGGACGGATGCTTCTTACACAGAGGCCGAgtctgatgctgatgctgataACTCCTTCACTCCTCCGGAGGCGGGGCATGATGTTGAAGATGGTAGACACCCGGGTGTCGATTCACCTGAAGAAGCTGCTgagcagctggtggaggaggaggaggatgatgataatgaagatgatgatgaagatgaagatgaagacagtgatg AGATCCCCAGCAAGACTCCTGCATTTGTCAGACAGAAAATCAACTTTTTTCAGCCCAATCCTCTGGCCTCACCTTCTGTTTTTAAGAATATTCAAACCAG TAGTACAGGTGAAGGTTTTCCTGCACCTAAACGAAAGCAGGTGAGAAAGACGAGAACGAGGCCGGCTAATAAGAAAACGGACCTTCCTAAGAGCTACCTGATGGGCGTGTTCAAGCACTTCGCCAAAACGAAGGTCTCTGGAGATGTTTACCCTGTCCTAAAAGAAAT AATGGATAAATACTTTGACCGGCTGGCAGAGGACTTGGAGACATATGCTGTTCATGCAAAGAGAAAAACTATAGAGGTGGAAGATGTGGAGCTTCTGTTAAAAAG GCAGGGTTATGTGAACGACAAGGTCCCAGTGGAGGTGCTGATTGAAAAGTATCTTCGTATGGACCAGCGGAAGCTCCTCATCCCTATTGCAACCAGTGGAAATGTTATTTTCCCTAAAAAGCGGCGCTAA
- the LOC117748827 gene encoding speckle-type POZ protein isoform X1, translated as MSRVPSPPPPAEMSSGPVAESWCYTQIKVVKFSYMWTINNFSFCREEMGEVIKSSTFSSGANDKLKWCLRVNPKGLDEESKDYLSLYLLLVSCPKAEVRAKFKFSILNAKGEETKAMESQRAYRFVQGKDWGFKKFIRRDFLLDEANGLLPDDKLTLFCEVSVVQDSVNISGQNTMNMVKVPDCRLADELGGLWENSRFTDCSLCVAGQEFQAHKAILAARSPVFSAMFEHEMEESKKNRVEINDVEPEVFKEMMCFIYTDKAPNLDKMADDLLAAADKYALERLKVMCEDALCTSLSVENAAEILILADLHSADQLKTQAVDFINYHAAEVMETAGWKSMVASHPHLVAEAYRSLASAQCPFLGPPRKRLKQS; from the exons ATGTCAAGAGTCCCGAGTCCCCCTCCCCCTGCGGAAATGTCCAGCGGGCCCGTGGCCGAGAGCTGGTGTTACACACAG ATCAAAGTGGTGAAGTTCTCTTACATGTGGACCATCAACAACTTCAGCTTCTGTCGTGAGGAGATGGGCGAGGTCATCAAGAGCTCCACCTTCTCTTCTGGGGCCAACGACAAGCTGAAATG GTGTTTGCGAGTGAATCCCAAGGGCCTGGATGAGGAGAGCAAAGActacctgtctctctacctgctGCTGGTCAGCTGTCCGAAGGCCGAGGTACGCGCCAAATTCAAATTCTCCATCCTCAACGCCAAGGGAGAGGAGACCAAAGCCATGG AAAGCCAGAGAGCATATCGCTTTGTCCAAGGGAAAGACTGGGGCTTTAAAAAGTTCATCCGGAGAGACTTCCTCCTAGATGAGGCCAACGGTCTTTTACCTGACGACAAGCTCACGCTCTTCTGTGAG GTGAGTGTGGTGCAGGACTCGGTCAACATATCTGGGCAGAACACCATGAACATGGTGAAGGTACCTGACTGCCGGCTTGCAGATGAGCTGGGCGGCCTGTGGGAGAACTCCCGCTTCACAGACTGTTCCCTGTGCGTGGCTGGACAGGAGTTTCAGGCCCACAAAGCCATCCTGGCAG CACGTTCCCCTGTATTCAGCGCCATGTTTGAGCACGAGATGGAAGAGAGTAAAAAG AACCGAGTGGAGATCAACGATGTGGAGCCGGAGGTTTTCAAAGAGATGATGTGCTTCATTTACACAGACAAGGCTCCCAACCTGGACAAGATGGCTGACGACTTGCTGGCAGCAGCTGACAAA TATGCTCTGGAGAGGCTGAAGGTCATGTGTGAGGACGCGCTGTGTACAAGTCTGTCTGTGGAAAACGCTGCTGAGATCCTCATCCTGGCTGACCTGCACAGCGCCGATCAGCTCAAAACGCAGGCCGTCGACTTCATCAACTA CCATGCTGCAGAAGTCATGGAGACGGCCGGTTGGAAGTCCATGGTGGCGTCTCATCCACACCTGGTGGCCGAAGCTTACCGCTCCCTGGCTTCAGCCCAGTGCCCTTTCCTTGGACCCCCACGCAAGCGCCTCAAACAATCCTAA
- the LOC117748827 gene encoding speckle-type POZ protein isoform X4, whose translation MSRCLRVNPKGLDEESKDYLSLYLLLVSCPKAEVRAKFKFSILNAKGEETKAMESQRAYRFVQGKDWGFKKFIRRDFLLDEANGLLPDDKLTLFCEVSVVQDSVNISGQNTMNMVKVPDCRLADELGGLWENSRFTDCSLCVAGQEFQAHKAILAARSPVFSAMFEHEMEESKKNRVEINDVEPEVFKEMMCFIYTDKAPNLDKMADDLLAAADKYALERLKVMCEDALCTSLSVENAAEILILADLHSADQLKTQAVDFINYHAAEVMETAGWKSMVASHPHLVAEAYRSLASAQCPFLGPPRKRLKQS comes from the exons ATGTCCAG GTGTTTGCGAGTGAATCCCAAGGGCCTGGATGAGGAGAGCAAAGActacctgtctctctacctgctGCTGGTCAGCTGTCCGAAGGCCGAGGTACGCGCCAAATTCAAATTCTCCATCCTCAACGCCAAGGGAGAGGAGACCAAAGCCATGG AAAGCCAGAGAGCATATCGCTTTGTCCAAGGGAAAGACTGGGGCTTTAAAAAGTTCATCCGGAGAGACTTCCTCCTAGATGAGGCCAACGGTCTTTTACCTGACGACAAGCTCACGCTCTTCTGTGAG GTGAGTGTGGTGCAGGACTCGGTCAACATATCTGGGCAGAACACCATGAACATGGTGAAGGTACCTGACTGCCGGCTTGCAGATGAGCTGGGCGGCCTGTGGGAGAACTCCCGCTTCACAGACTGTTCCCTGTGCGTGGCTGGACAGGAGTTTCAGGCCCACAAAGCCATCCTGGCAG CACGTTCCCCTGTATTCAGCGCCATGTTTGAGCACGAGATGGAAGAGAGTAAAAAG AACCGAGTGGAGATCAACGATGTGGAGCCGGAGGTTTTCAAAGAGATGATGTGCTTCATTTACACAGACAAGGCTCCCAACCTGGACAAGATGGCTGACGACTTGCTGGCAGCAGCTGACAAA TATGCTCTGGAGAGGCTGAAGGTCATGTGTGAGGACGCGCTGTGTACAAGTCTGTCTGTGGAAAACGCTGCTGAGATCCTCATCCTGGCTGACCTGCACAGCGCCGATCAGCTCAAAACGCAGGCCGTCGACTTCATCAACTA CCATGCTGCAGAAGTCATGGAGACGGCCGGTTGGAAGTCCATGGTGGCGTCTCATCCACACCTGGTGGCCGAAGCTTACCGCTCCCTGGCTTCAGCCCAGTGCCCTTTCCTTGGACCCCCACGCAAGCGCCTCAAACAATCCTAA
- the LOC117748827 gene encoding speckle-type POZ protein isoform X3: MSFTERCLRVNPKGLDEESKDYLSLYLLLVSCPKAEVRAKFKFSILNAKGEETKAMESQRAYRFVQGKDWGFKKFIRRDFLLDEANGLLPDDKLTLFCEVSVVQDSVNISGQNTMNMVKVPDCRLADELGGLWENSRFTDCSLCVAGQEFQAHKAILAARSPVFSAMFEHEMEESKKNRVEINDVEPEVFKEMMCFIYTDKAPNLDKMADDLLAAADKYALERLKVMCEDALCTSLSVENAAEILILADLHSADQLKTQAVDFINYHAAEVMETAGWKSMVASHPHLVAEAYRSLASAQCPFLGPPRKRLKQS; this comes from the exons ATGTCCTTTACCGAACG GTGTTTGCGAGTGAATCCCAAGGGCCTGGATGAGGAGAGCAAAGActacctgtctctctacctgctGCTGGTCAGCTGTCCGAAGGCCGAGGTACGCGCCAAATTCAAATTCTCCATCCTCAACGCCAAGGGAGAGGAGACCAAAGCCATGG AAAGCCAGAGAGCATATCGCTTTGTCCAAGGGAAAGACTGGGGCTTTAAAAAGTTCATCCGGAGAGACTTCCTCCTAGATGAGGCCAACGGTCTTTTACCTGACGACAAGCTCACGCTCTTCTGTGAG GTGAGTGTGGTGCAGGACTCGGTCAACATATCTGGGCAGAACACCATGAACATGGTGAAGGTACCTGACTGCCGGCTTGCAGATGAGCTGGGCGGCCTGTGGGAGAACTCCCGCTTCACAGACTGTTCCCTGTGCGTGGCTGGACAGGAGTTTCAGGCCCACAAAGCCATCCTGGCAG CACGTTCCCCTGTATTCAGCGCCATGTTTGAGCACGAGATGGAAGAGAGTAAAAAG AACCGAGTGGAGATCAACGATGTGGAGCCGGAGGTTTTCAAAGAGATGATGTGCTTCATTTACACAGACAAGGCTCCCAACCTGGACAAGATGGCTGACGACTTGCTGGCAGCAGCTGACAAA TATGCTCTGGAGAGGCTGAAGGTCATGTGTGAGGACGCGCTGTGTACAAGTCTGTCTGTGGAAAACGCTGCTGAGATCCTCATCCTGGCTGACCTGCACAGCGCCGATCAGCTCAAAACGCAGGCCGTCGACTTCATCAACTA CCATGCTGCAGAAGTCATGGAGACGGCCGGTTGGAAGTCCATGGTGGCGTCTCATCCACACCTGGTGGCCGAAGCTTACCGCTCCCTGGCTTCAGCCCAGTGCCCTTTCCTTGGACCCCCACGCAAGCGCCTCAAACAATCCTAA
- the LOC117748827 gene encoding speckle-type POZ protein isoform X2, whose protein sequence is MSFTERFNTRIVTPLVNTLLLPSLLLEILTVAPSTTIRCLRVNPKGLDEESKDYLSLYLLLVSCPKAEVRAKFKFSILNAKGEETKAMESQRAYRFVQGKDWGFKKFIRRDFLLDEANGLLPDDKLTLFCEVSVVQDSVNISGQNTMNMVKVPDCRLADELGGLWENSRFTDCSLCVAGQEFQAHKAILAARSPVFSAMFEHEMEESKKNRVEINDVEPEVFKEMMCFIYTDKAPNLDKMADDLLAAADKYALERLKVMCEDALCTSLSVENAAEILILADLHSADQLKTQAVDFINYHAAEVMETAGWKSMVASHPHLVAEAYRSLASAQCPFLGPPRKRLKQS, encoded by the exons ATGTCCTTTACCGAACGGTTCAATACACGTATTGTTACACCCCTAGTTAATACATTATTACTTCCATCCCTTTTACTAGAGATCTTAACTGTTGCACCCTCAACCACCATCAGGTGTTTGCGAGTGAATCCCAAGGGCCTGGATGAGGAGAGCAAAGActacctgtctctctacctgctGCTGGTCAGCTGTCCGAAGGCCGAGGTACGCGCCAAATTCAAATTCTCCATCCTCAACGCCAAGGGAGAGGAGACCAAAGCCATGG AAAGCCAGAGAGCATATCGCTTTGTCCAAGGGAAAGACTGGGGCTTTAAAAAGTTCATCCGGAGAGACTTCCTCCTAGATGAGGCCAACGGTCTTTTACCTGACGACAAGCTCACGCTCTTCTGTGAG GTGAGTGTGGTGCAGGACTCGGTCAACATATCTGGGCAGAACACCATGAACATGGTGAAGGTACCTGACTGCCGGCTTGCAGATGAGCTGGGCGGCCTGTGGGAGAACTCCCGCTTCACAGACTGTTCCCTGTGCGTGGCTGGACAGGAGTTTCAGGCCCACAAAGCCATCCTGGCAG CACGTTCCCCTGTATTCAGCGCCATGTTTGAGCACGAGATGGAAGAGAGTAAAAAG AACCGAGTGGAGATCAACGATGTGGAGCCGGAGGTTTTCAAAGAGATGATGTGCTTCATTTACACAGACAAGGCTCCCAACCTGGACAAGATGGCTGACGACTTGCTGGCAGCAGCTGACAAA TATGCTCTGGAGAGGCTGAAGGTCATGTGTGAGGACGCGCTGTGTACAAGTCTGTCTGTGGAAAACGCTGCTGAGATCCTCATCCTGGCTGACCTGCACAGCGCCGATCAGCTCAAAACGCAGGCCGTCGACTTCATCAACTA CCATGCTGCAGAAGTCATGGAGACGGCCGGTTGGAAGTCCATGGTGGCGTCTCATCCACACCTGGTGGCCGAAGCTTACCGCTCCCTGGCTTCAGCCCAGTGCCCTTTCCTTGGACCCCCACGCAAGCGCCTCAAACAATCCTAA
- the LOC117748931 gene encoding neurexophilin-1-like, which produces MEMFARQCFVWILLEGAFCLLVLGQHHANFTISENASPELNRDQDSSSQKNWALQTRSMIQSTKLPISPFIPLSKQRLLEILGSNSKSHTNPSLKIKLRPIMKVQGRSKFSRTFSWGDFYSNIKTVKLNLLIMGKIVEHRNGSLGVYFRHNSTGVGNVSISLVPPTKEVEFDLKRQSVVHPKDSKTFNCRVDYEKTERNKKVMLCNYDPSKTCAQEQTQSHVTWMCSKPFQVNCIYVSFYSTDYRLVQKVCPDYSYQSPGAYLPTG; this is translated from the exons ATGGAGATGTTCGCCAGGCAGTGCTTTGTTTGGATACTTCTGGAAGGAGCTTTTTGTTTg TTGGTTCTTGGGCAACATCATGCAAACTTCACCATCAGCGAGAACGCATCACCTGAACTCAACAGAGACCAAGACTC TTCTTCACAGAAAAACTGGGCGCTTCAAACTAGGAGTATGATTCAGAGCACCAAGCTACCAATCAGTCCCTTTATTCCTCTTTCAAAGCAGAGACTTCTGGAAATACTTGGAAGCAACTCCAAGTCACACACCAATCCGTCTTTAAAGATAAAGCTTCGTCCCATCATGAAAGTCCAAGGAAGGTCTAAATTCTCCAGAACGTTCAGCTGGGGGGACTTTTACTCAAACATCAAAACAGTCAAACTGAATTTACTGATAATGGGCAAGATTGTGGAACACAGGAACGGGTCTCTTGGAGTCTACTTCCGCCACAACTCCACAGGTGTGGGCAACGTGTCCATAAGCCTCGTCCCACCAACGAAAGAGGTGGAGTTCGATCTGAAGCGTCAAAGCGTGGTCCACCCCAAAGACTCAAAGACGTTCAACTGCAGGGTGGACTATGAGAAGACGGAACGCAACAAAAAGGTGATGCTGTGTAACTATGACCCATCCAAGACCTGTGCTCAGGAGCAGACCCAGAGCCACGTCACCTGGATGTGCTCCAAACCCTTCCAGGTCAACTGCATCTACGTATCTTTCTACAGCACTGACTACAGACTGGTACAAAAGGTGTGTCCAGACTACAGCTACCAGAGCCCAGGAGCCTACCTGCCAACAGGTTGA